TCGCTTGACACCGATTCGGATGCTCTTGAAGAAGAAGTGTCGTTCACTTATGACGATGTCGAAATTAAAGATAACTTTACAAAAATTATTTAATAGGTGAGGAGTATCTATGAGCGACTTACGTGTTTTCTATGCGCAAAACGCAGCCATCGACATTACGGAAGAGGTTGTCGTCTCCGAACGGTTCAAGGATGAGCAGGGACAGCCGGTTCCCTGGAAACTTCGGAGCATGACCGAAGCGGAAAACGAGGAGTGCCGCAAGGCGGCTACGCGCCGAGTAAAAGGTAAAAACGGGATGTATGTTCCGGAGACGAACTCCGAGGAATATATCGCCCGCCTGGTTGTCGCGAGTGTCGTTTTCCCTAACCTTAAGGATGCCGAACTTCAAAGTTCCTACGGGGTCCTCGGCGCAGAAAACCTTCTGCGGAAAATGCTGCTCCCCGGGGAGTATACGACCCTTATTCAAAAGGTACAGGAGCTTAACGGGTTCGATCAGGATATCAACGAGCTTGTCGATGACGTAAAAAACTGATTAAAGGGGGCGACGGTGAGGCTAACTATGCTTACTACGCCCTCCATGAGCTAAAAATTTTACCCCAAGATTTGCTGAAGATGTCGAAGCGCGAGCGCGCCGTCATTTATGCGATGATTGATATTCGCGTGGAGACGGAAAAGCAGCATCGCGCGAAGAAGTCGAGGTAATTTGGGGAAAGTAGTTACGGGAAGGGCAGAGAGCTTGTCCCTAAGTTGTGGAGGAGGCTCCTGCCTTTCCCGTTTTTATTGAAGTGTCAAAACATCGTTATTTTAGGAAAGGAGGGTAAATATTTGGCAACAATCAGCGCAACATTAAGGCTCTTTGACCGGTTTTCCCAAACTTTGGCGAAAGCTCGAACAAGTATGAATGCAACTACCAAGACGGCTCAAAAGCTGCAGCAGCAGCTCAGTGTCCCTGTCCAGATGAATGTAGGTGCAGCGGTAAATACGAGCAGCCTGGGCCGAGTAGGAAGGACGATTCGAGTCTTTTTGAGGAGGCTTCCGGTTATCGTTCAGGTTGCTTTGAATGTGGCAAGACTGGCTGTCGCCGCGGGCCGAATTAAACAATTATTCGGAGGAAACCAACCAGGACCGGCTAATAGTTCCGCTGCTACAGGAGCAGTTTCCGAAGCAATAGGAGCCAATGAAAAATCCGAGGGGTTCTTGGAAAAAGCAAAGTCTGTAGGAGAAGCTTTCGGAGGTATGGAGACTATCCAGAAGCTCGGCGAAGCAACCATTGGCGGAGCCATGGAATATCAGAAGCTAAAAGATATGTTTATAGCAAAAACAGGGGATGCCGAGGTCGGATCGGCGATGTTTGAGAAGTTTAAAGCCGATGCACTTAAAACGGGTACCGAAGTCAAAGAAGCGCTGGAAGGATCTTTATCACTTTTGTCGGTAACCAAAAACACGGATCAATTAACCAAGCTTAATGATTTTGCGCAGCGGCTTCATGCCTTCGACAGCTCCGGCAGCGGGTACGAAGAAGCGGTTTCGGCGGTAAAAGAAGCATTTTCCGGCGATACCTCTTCACTTGCCGAGAAATTTAGTATTCCTGAGAGCGAAATAGAGAAATTGAATCTTGGTGAACTTGGTAAATCAGGTAATATGGATGGGTTTTTAAAAGCGTTCGATGAGCTTTTGGCAAAACAGGGCATGGGGAAAGAAGCTTTTGACAAGATGCTCAGCACCCCTACAAAACAATTAGACCAATTGAGCGGAAAATTCAAGTCCGCGTTGGCCGATTCCGGGGGGATGGCCTTACAATCTCTCCTGCCGCTGATTACCGTGCTTAATCAAGCATTTGACGAAGGGAAATTCAAACCTTTCTTTACAGGTCTGCAGGTTGCTTTATATGCTATTGGCAACGCAGCGTCAACAGTTGTCGGCTTCATTATGAATCACTTAGTAGCATTACAGAACGTGTTGTTGGCCGTTGGCATTATAGCGGCTGTCGTTGCCGCAATTTGGCTCGGTTCCTGGATTATCGCGGTGTGGCCTGTATTTGCCGTCATTGCCATTGTAGCTTTACTTATTGCCGTCTTAAATGATTTTGGAGTATCCACCCAACAAATTGTCGGCTTCGTGTCGGGAGCGTTTTTCGCCTTGTTTGCTTATTTGCAAAATGTAATCGCCGTATTTTGGAACTGGCTTGTCGCATTTGTCGAGTTTTTTGCAAATATGTTCAACGATCCGGTGTATGCCATCAAAAAGCTTATATTTGATCTTGTTAAAGGAATGGTTGAATTCTTTATCAACTTCATTAAAAGCATAGACAAAGGACTTAATTGGCTGATCAGTAAAATAAACTCAATAACGGGTCTAAAAATTGACGTTGACATTGAATCGTTAGACACCAAGTTTTTGGACCAATTTAAGCCAACTACAAATGAAGATGTACGCGATTTATCCAAGTACCGGATGCCTCAAAAGAATGTAACCGAAGCTTTCGGCCAAGGTCTTAAGTTTTCCGACATTGCCATCAACGCCGTTAAAAATGGAAGCGGCAATATGGATTTTAACAGTATCTTCGGGAATTGGAACGCCAAGCAGCCCCCTGCAAACATAGGACGTGTA
The window above is part of the Paenibacillus hamazuiensis genome. Proteins encoded here:
- a CDS encoding phage tail assembly chaperone, coding for MSDLRVFYAQNAAIDITEEVVVSERFKDEQGQPVPWKLRSMTEAENEECRKAATRRVKGKNGMYVPETNSEEYIARLVVASVVFPNLKDAELQSSYGVLGAENLLRKMLLPGEYTTLIQKVQELNGFDQDINELVDDVKN